A section of the Primulina eburnea isolate SZY01 chromosome 1, ASM2296580v1, whole genome shotgun sequence genome encodes:
- the LOC140833069 gene encoding uncharacterized protein, producing MGWIQETVVSVKSIQIRQALHQALSLALIVASALIIWKGLMCITGSESPVVVVLSESMEPGFARGDILFLHMSKDPIRAGEIVVYNIDGREIPIVHRVIKVHERRDTGNADILTKGDNNEEDDISFYNGERWLQRHHIMGRAVGFLPYVGYITIFMTEKPIIKYVVIGVLGFLVITSKD from the exons ATGGGGTGGATTCAAGAAACGGTGGTTTCGGTCAAATCTATTCAAATTCGACAGGCCCTTCATCAGGCACTCAGCCTCG CTTTGATCGTTGCCTCGGCACTGATAATATGGAAAGGGTTGATGTGCATTACTGGGAGTGAATCCCCCGTTGTCGTTGTTCTTTCCGAAAGCATGGAGCCGGGCTTTGCAAGG GGAGACATTTTGTTCCTTCACATGAGTAAAGATCCCATTCGAGCTGGCGAAATTGTTGTATACAATATTGAT GGTCGTGAAATTCCAATTGTCCATCGTGTTATTAAG GTTCATGAACGACGTGACACGGGTAACGCTGATATCCTCACCAAAG GGGATAATAACGAAGAAGATGACATCTCTTTTTATAATGGTGAGCGCTGGTTACAGAGGCACCACATCATGGGAAGAGCTGTGGG TTTCCTTCCTTATGTTGGTTATATTACAATCTTCATGACAGAAAAACCAATAATAAAG TATGTTGTTATTGGTGTACTAGGATTTCTTGTCATTACATCAAAAGACTGA
- the LOC140833077 gene encoding uncharacterized protein isoform X2 codes for MGWIEEMMVSFKSIRIRQALHQALSLGIIVTSALMMWKGLMCITGTESPAVVVLTGSMEPGFGRGDILLLQMSKDLIRVGEIVVYHINGRDIPIVHRVIKVNVLA; via the exons ATGGGATGGATTGAAGAGATGATGGTTTCTTTCAAGTCTATTCGTATCCGGCAGGCGCTTCATCAGGCACTCAGCCTTG GTATAATTGTTACATCTGCACTGATGATGTGGAAAGGGCTGATGTGCATTACTGGGACTGAATCCCCTGCTGTGGTTGTTCTCACAGGAAGCATGGAACCTGGCTTTGGAAGG GGAGACATCCTGCTCCTACAAATGAGTAAAGATCTCATCCGAGTAGGAGAAATTGTTGTGTATCACATTAAC GGACGTGACATTCCAATCGTCCATCGTGTCATTAAGGTAAACGTCCTTGCATAA
- the LOC140833077 gene encoding uncharacterized protein isoform X1, producing MVLGARNMTSRHKMLWRISRNYSRKSPNYGIIVTSALMMWKGLMCITGTESPAVVVLTGSMEPGFGRGDILLLQMSKDLIRVGEIVVYHINGRDIPIVHRVIKVNVLA from the exons ATGGTTTTGGGAGCAAGGAACATGACTTCTAGGCATAAAATGTTATGGAGAATAAGCAGAAATTATAGCAGAAAATCACCGAATTATG GTATAATTGTTACATCTGCACTGATGATGTGGAAAGGGCTGATGTGCATTACTGGGACTGAATCCCCTGCTGTGGTTGTTCTCACAGGAAGCATGGAACCTGGCTTTGGAAGG GGAGACATCCTGCTCCTACAAATGAGTAAAGATCTCATCCGAGTAGGAGAAATTGTTGTGTATCACATTAAC GGACGTGACATTCCAATCGTCCATCGTGTCATTAAGGTAAACGTCCTTGCATAA
- the LOC140833077 gene encoding uncharacterized protein isoform X3: MLASLHLDLYSIIVTSALMMWKGLMCITGTESPAVVVLTGSMEPGFGRGDILLLQMSKDLIRVGEIVVYHINGRDIPIVHRVIKVNVLA; this comes from the exons ATGCTTGCTTCTCTCCATCTCGATTTGTATA GTATAATTGTTACATCTGCACTGATGATGTGGAAAGGGCTGATGTGCATTACTGGGACTGAATCCCCTGCTGTGGTTGTTCTCACAGGAAGCATGGAACCTGGCTTTGGAAGG GGAGACATCCTGCTCCTACAAATGAGTAAAGATCTCATCCGAGTAGGAGAAATTGTTGTGTATCACATTAAC GGACGTGACATTCCAATCGTCCATCGTGTCATTAAGGTAAACGTCCTTGCATAA